The sequence below is a genomic window from Rhizobium gallicum bv. gallicum R602sp.
GTTAAGGCGTGTGGATCCGTGAATCCGGCTAGAGCTTCCTGAGCGCGACCTGCTCGATGAGGTGGTTTTCGCCCTTGCGCAGGATCAGATCAGCCCGTGGGCGGGTCGGCAGGATGTTCTGCCGGAGATTCTTCAGGTTGATGTTGGCCCAAAGACCTTCGGCGATGGAAAGCGCTTCTTTTTCGCTGATCGAGGCATAGCGATGGAAATAGGAATTCGGATCGCGGAAGGCGGTTTCGCGCAGACGCATGAAGCGTGTGACATACCAGTTGTGGATCAGTTCTTCTTCGGCATCGATGTAGATCGAGAAATCGAAAAAGTCGGAAACCATCGGCACGATCTTGCCGTCGGCCGGAAGGTCGCGCGACTGCAGAACGTTGATGCCTTCGAAAACCAGGATGTCGGGCCGGTCGATGATCGTGTATTCGTTCGGAACGACGTCATAGACCAGATGAGAATAGACGGGCGCCTTCACATTCGGCTGTCCGGCCTTGATCGCGGAGAGAAATTTCAGGATGGCGCCTGTGTCGTAGCTTTCGGGAAAGCCCTTGCGCTGCATAAGGTTTTCCCGCTCGAGTACTGCGTTTTGATGCAGAAAGCCGTCGGTCGTGATCAGGTCGACCTTTGGACTCGATGGCCAGCGCCGCAGCAGTTCCTTCAAGATACGCGCGGTCGTTGATTTACCGACGGCGACGGAGCCGGCGATGCCGATGACGAATGGTGTTTTCGTCACGTCGGACAAGCTGAGGAACCGGTTGCGCTGTTCAAAGAGCAATTGCGATGATTCGACATGTGAGGAGAGCAGACGCGACAGCGAGAGGTAGATGCGCCGGACTTCGTCGAGATCGACCGGATCGCCCATCGAGCGCAACCTCGCGACCTCCTCGGCCGTGAGCGTGAGCGGCGTGTCGGCGCGGAACTTCGCCCATTCCTCGGAAGAAAAGAAATTATACGGCGAATAGGAATTCGCCTGGAAGTGATCGAGCGTTTCTGGCGCCCCGAGAATTTGCGTCGCGATACTCATGAACTCTGCCGGCTGGCCTTTTCCTTGACGCCGGATTGAGCCGTACGCCGCTCAAGCTCCGCCATCACATCCTGCAACGGAATGCCTGCTATCTTCAATACGACCAAAAGGTGATAGAGGAGGTCGGCCGCCTCGTAGGTAAGATTGGCGCGATCCCCCGCTACAGCAGCCATGACGGCTTCAATGGCTTCTTCGCCGAGTTTCTTTGCTGCCTTCTGCTGCCCGGCGGCAACGAGCTTCGCCGTCCAGGATTCATCCGGTGAGGCCTTCGACCGCTCATCGACGATCTTTTCCAGATCGGAAAGGGAAAATCCGGTCATACTGTCGCTTTCAATCAGTCGAGGCGCATCGCGATGCCATGCGAAGACATATAGTGCTTCGCTTCGCCGACGGAATAGGTGCCGAAATGGAAGATGGAGGCAGCAAGCACGGCATTGGCATGACCATCCTTCACCCCTGCGACCAGATCGTCGAGATCGCCGACGCCGCCCGATGCAATGACGGGCACGCGAACGCAATCGGCGATCGCCCGGGTGAGCTCAAGATCGTAGCCGACTTTCGTGCCGTCGCGATCCATCGAGGTGACAAGCAGCTCGCCGGCGCCGCGCGCAACCATCGTCTGTGCAAATTCCACGGCATCGATGCCGGTCGCGGTGCGGCCGCCGTGAGTATAGATTTCCCAGGCGCTCAAGTTGTCCTGGCCAACAGCCTGCGTGCGCCGTCGCTTGGCGTCGATCGAAACGACGATGCATTGGTCGCCGAACTTGTCGGCAGCTTCAGCGACGAAGTCTGGATTGTTCACGGCCGCCGAATTGATCGAGACCTTGTCGGCACCGCACAGCAGCAGCTTGCGGATATCGCCGATGCTGCGCACGCCGCCGCCGACAGTCAGTGGCATGAAGCACTGTTCGGCGGTGCGGGAAACGACATCGAAGATCGTTTCGCGATTGTCCGATGAGGCCGTGATGTCGAGGAAGCACAGCTCGTCTGCGCCGGCAGCATCATAGGCTTTCGCAGCCTCGACCGGATCACCGGCATCGATCAGGTTGACGAAGTTGACGCCCTTGACGACACGGCCGTCTTTGACGTCGAGGCAAGGGATGACGCGGGCTTTCAGGGTCATTGTGTGTCTTCCTTTTCCCGCGCCGCCTTGATCAGCGCCAAGGCTTCCCGAGGATCAATTCGTCCATCATACAGCGCACGGCCGGAGATGGCACCTTCCAGCTTGC
It includes:
- the coaA gene encoding type I pantothenate kinase; its protein translation is MSIATQILGAPETLDHFQANSYSPYNFFSSEEWAKFRADTPLTLTAEEVARLRSMGDPVDLDEVRRIYLSLSRLLSSHVESSQLLFEQRNRFLSLSDVTKTPFVIGIAGSVAVGKSTTARILKELLRRWPSSPKVDLITTDGFLHQNAVLERENLMQRKGFPESYDTGAILKFLSAIKAGQPNVKAPVYSHLVYDVVPNEYTIIDRPDILVFEGINVLQSRDLPADGKIVPMVSDFFDFSIYIDAEEELIHNWYVTRFMRLRETAFRDPNSYFHRYASISEKEALSIAEGLWANINLKNLRQNILPTRPRADLILRKGENHLIEQVALRKL
- a CDS encoding phosphoribosyl-ATP diphosphatase translates to MTGFSLSDLEKIVDERSKASPDESWTAKLVAAGQQKAAKKLGEEAIEAVMAAVAGDRANLTYEAADLLYHLLVVLKIAGIPLQDVMAELERRTAQSGVKEKASRQSS
- the hisF gene encoding imidazole glycerol phosphate synthase subunit HisF, which produces MTLKARVIPCLDVKDGRVVKGVNFVNLIDAGDPVEAAKAYDAAGADELCFLDITASSDNRETIFDVVSRTAEQCFMPLTVGGGVRSIGDIRKLLLCGADKVSINSAAVNNPDFVAEAADKFGDQCIVVSIDAKRRRTQAVGQDNLSAWEIYTHGGRTATGIDAVEFAQTMVARGAGELLVTSMDRDGTKVGYDLELTRAIADCVRVPVIASGGVGDLDDLVAGVKDGHANAVLAASIFHFGTYSVGEAKHYMSSHGIAMRLD